From Plasmodium cynomolgi strain B DNA, chromosome 9, whole genome shotgun sequence:
AATGACTACGATTCGACTCTGAGCAACTTGCAGTATTCCTTTAGGGAAAGGATAAAGAACTCAACCGTTAAGGTTTATTCCTTTTCGGAGTCGGAGAAAACGCCCTTGCCGTTTATAGGTATGAATATCTACATGGGGGTATAGCAGCTCTATATATGAAGCTTTGCACACCCatgggtaggaaaaaaacccctcccccctagaaaaaaaaaaaaaaaaaacgtaactCTTCAGGAACACAAACGCGGtcattttctcccccccccctctgcagGTGTGCACACAATGATCGTCCCAAGCGTTAGCTCTTATTTGAACTACTCCAAAATGTTTACAATCATCAAGGACTGCAACCATCTCGAAATAAGTAAGTTAAATAGCGAGGATGACGTAAAGTACCATTATTTGAATAGGGCAATAAGGGAAGTGCTGCGGGCGAAATCGGAGGGATAGGGGCACCCACCCACTTCCCCATCACTTGTTAATACGCATGTTAGTGCTCCCCTTTTCCGAGTTGTGTACATAATTGATGACTGCACGTTTGCAAATCGCCCCCAGTTTGCGCCACGaatttacccttttttgagccccttttaatttatccattttatttagttttttattatttatttattttttatttatgtatttttttttttgtgtttaaaCATTTAAAAGGTTTATTAAATGATTTGTCTTAAaattgcccctttttttaaatgttttgcattttattttccctcttaataatccctttttttttttaaaaaaaacgccgTTTTGGTCTTTTCCACATGGgacatttttccccttgtcatttttttttttgtggcatTGATTTTAACCCTTTAAGAATTATTTGaccaatttttccttctttcaaTGATATTTCATGGGTGGGAAAATCGCGGCACTGGCTCCTCCCTTTTCACTTCGCCCTTACGATTTCCTTTGCTTTACAAAACGGGTATACGCGCGGGATGCAGCGCTTGCCCGGTGAAAACGCTATTTGTTGATAGCCCCATGGGCGGGGCGCGCCTGATTCATGTGTGCGTTGAATAACATATGTACGTGTATATGGTTAGACGGcaggaggggaaaatgagaaagacACACTATCCTTATTCTCACCATGTGTTAGTCCCCCCTCTGTGGGAAGGGCTGCCAGTTGATGAGGCGCACAGCGGGGTGTTATCTTTCTCTCCGGCCTTCTCAGAAAAAGTGGCGGCAGCGACGGCAGTGGTAGCAGTGACCCCCAGCTACACATCAACGTCAACATCAATGTCGTGTTAAACGTTGCGTGCGTGTAAACGCTCCCTGCGCGCGGCACGTTTCGGAGGTTTGCGCTCCATAATCAAATGCCCAGTGGTTCGCCGCTGAACTGATGAACCGCTTAGCACTTACTGCTCACCGCTTATCCTCCTTGTGTAAAGGGGAGCCTGATCGGTTCACTTACTTTACGGTTGTGTTGATATGCCATCGATACAAGCGTTGTAGCTGGATTTTATGGGCACAAGAGGCGGGGAGGCATCCAAAAAATGTCCACCTCGCATTGGGCATATCAGCAACAGGGGCTTCATATGAATGACACAAAACAGGTAAGGATAAACACACCAAACGGgggatgataaaataaacatgcacacaaaatgaaagatGTTCCCACGcggggaaagggaaaaaactcCTTCGCAAAAATGATTATCAAGTTACGAGCACATCTTATCAAAAGGTCACACAAAACGGACGGAACAAAAACGAACTTAATTAGAAAATGAACGTTACAAATAATGTACAGGAcgagaacatttttttttttttttcgaaaaaaggCAGTAATTTGATAAGGTCATACgaatgccccttttttttttttttgcacactgCATGTGTGGAGATTCTTCCCAATTTAATTTACAGTTTTTTTGAGGAATGGCAAGGCAGGGAAAATCGATAcgagcaaaagggggataCACTCGTCTCACACGTACGGTTGTACCTAAACGAATATCCATGTGGCGGGCCCGTGCTGCGAAAATGACCCTCCAAAAGATGTATAAtattggaggaaaaaataaattttaattcactATTTTTCACTGCTGAAATTCTGCAGAAGGTTGCAAAGGGGATTGTTGAGCTGCTTCATCTCCCTCTAcgtcttctccttcttctccttcttctgttgatgtattttttgtagAATCATCAAATGCAGATTCATCCTGGCACGTGTCATTTGCATTGTTTTCATCTTCGTTAGGCCTATTTTGGTACTCCTCGCTGTCCAAGAGGCTATCCCTGGGGGGTGCACTGTTACCATTCTGTCCCTCCTCCGTATCGTTGCTGTGGTAAGGCGGGCCATAGTTCATGCTGTCGTTGTAGGGGTACTGATTGTGGACGTAACTTTGGTCATTAGTGTAGCTTCCGTTATGCACACCGCTTTGGTTACCGTTATAGTGGTGGTCTCCGCCATACGGTTGGACGTCTCCACATTGATCGGCGTCGCCATACTGTTGGGCGTCGATATACACCTGTCCGCCGCTATACAGTTGGCCGGCTCCGTACAATTGACCACTGCTAAACTGTTCCACATCGCCATAGTAATGGTTGCTGCTATAATGGGGGGCCGAGCCATACGGTTGGACGCTCTCACAATGGGGGTTGCCGTTATAGGGGTTCACACCGTTATACGGTTGCACAGCGTCATGGGGGTATGCGCCATCATAGGGGTATGCACCACCATAGGGGTATTCACCGTCAAAGGTGTATAGACCATCATATGGGTAGTTGCTGCTGTGATGGTAGCTGATGCTGTAGGGGTAGCCACTATAGGGGTAGATAACGTACGcgctgctgctactgctgttGTAGGGGTGGCCATTATTATTGTACGGGTGACTACTGCTGCTGTGCGTGTGGCCGTTATTGCGGTACGTGTGGCCGTTATTGCGGTACAGTGTGTCCGTTATTGCTGTACGTGTGTCCGTTATTGCTGTACGTGTGTCCGTTATTGCTGTACGTGTAGCCGTTATTGCTGTGCGTGTGGCCGTTATTGCTGTACGCGTTCCCGCCATTACTGTACATGTAGTTGCTATACGGGTGCTGGTACGTGTATACCTGGTTGCCATAGTACGCCTGATTGGAGCCATAAGCCGGACGGTTCGCATAAACTTGGTTACTGTAAACCTGGTTGGCACACATCTGATTTGTGTAAACATGGTTGTTGTAATTCCTgtagtttttaaaatgcgCGTTGTTGATTCTCCTTTCATAATTTCTGTGTGAGCTGTAGGGAAAGTGgggatttctttttcttttctccctgCCTCCGTTTTGGGAAACTTGCGTTTCGCGCAGGTTTGGGTTTTCCCCGTAGGAGCCGCTACCACCATTTTGGCTGCTACGATCCATTTGGCCTCTCCCACCATTTTGGCTGCTACCGCCCACTGGGCCGCTACCGCTGTTATCGCCACTCAGGTCGTTCTCGTCGCTCAAGCCGTGCCCACTATTGTTGTTTCCGCTTAACGAACCAACAGGTGGATCCGATCTGTCATTGTGTACCATGTTCGATGCGGACGACGATCCACTGTTCCCATTATGCACGAAGTTATCATTCGTATTTGCCTGTGTGACGGAGCTTCTGTAGTGGCTACTACCCACTGCGACATTAGACGAGGTGCAGTTTCTCTCCTGCCTGTTATTGTTCCCTTGAGCGTTAGCAGATTTATTTCCACTGAAATGCATGTTAGTCGCGTTGCTTCCCACATTTTGGAtattccaaattttttttctgtgctgATTCGAGCATGGATGAGATTTGGACGATCTGTTATTTGTGCGATTGGTCGATCGCAGGGTTATGGGTGCCACGGTACCAAACACGGATTGGCCGTTCGCAGCCTCTTCGCTCGGGGAGTGGTGTGCTCGGTTGTTAAGGGCGTTGAGCACGTCAGTCGTATTTGCCGCTTGGTTTGCTGTCCCGTTTGTCGTTCTATATGCTTGCCTGTTTTCTGCTCTACATGGTTGCCCAGTTGTTGCTCTACACGCTTCCTCGTTTGCTGCTCTATATGCTTCCTCGGTTGTCCCTCCACCTTGCGCCGAAATAGACAACTCCGCGGGCAGGACGCGCGTCTGGCTAGTCATGTTCACACTGTTCAGCTCTACATTCAAAAAACTGTAGCAGTTGTTTCGGTTCGAGTAAACGTTACTTACGTTGTAGTTGTAATAACTAAAGTTATTCACCAGCGTGTTCAAGGGATATACGGGGGGGCCATGCAACATATCGTTACTTGTAGTTCCGTTGCTCTTATCACAGTTTTGCTTTGTTCTATGGGCACCACTGTTGCAGACGTTGCTGTAGGTTTCATTAGGTCTAGGTAGGACATTCTGCATGTGGAGTGAATTATTCGCATGGTTGTGGTTTGTATGGGAATATCTGGCTtcgttttcaaaattttgatttgaTGGATTCTGCTCAGGTGTACTGTACGTGCTGTTAAATGAGCGGTGTGAACTTTTGCAGGTGAAATTTCTAAGCGGGATGTCACTGCAGTTCTGGTCTTCTCCTCTTATCTTTACTCTACCGTTTGTCAACTGTTCTTCCGGTTCGTTGTGATCTCCATGTTTGTTGTGTTCTCCCTGtgcgtccccttttttcgcccTTGCCTCTGGGGCGTTACCGCTGCCCCTGCCATTACCGCCGATTACTCTGCAGTTCTGCGTGCCCTCGTTGTTGATTAGCTCCCCGCCGTTGTTCAAATCGTCTCGGTCACAGTTTCCATAAGATGCCACGTTCCCGCCGCTACCGCAAATGGCCACGTTCCCGCCGTTACCGCAAATGGCCACGTTCCCGCCGTTACCGCAAATGGCCACGTTCCCGCCGACCCCATAGTTCGAGACGCTTCCGAAGTGGTCCAAACCCTCAAAATTCTTTGCGTACCTACTTGCCATGTTAAACTTCTTATGTTTGTAATTAAAATTCTTTGGGCCGTAGTTGCTAGATGTGCTCGCCGTGTGGTAACTCGCCAATTTGCTCAGGAGGAGGTTCTTCTTTCCgtcattttcatttctttcgtTTTCATGTCTGTCATTTTCCGTTCCGTCGTTTTCCGTTCTGTCGTTTTCCGTTCTGTCGTTCTCCGTTCTGTACTGATTCttcaacataaaaatggggttCCTCAGGATGTCATTTCCACTCTCGTTGAAATTTCTAAATGAGCCATATCTTTCCCCTCCTCTTGGGCAATTATTTGCGTAGCGTCTCTCGATGATGTTTTCTCCACTGATCACCTTCTTCGAACAGTTATCCATTTCATTCGTGGGTCGGGTGCACCTATATTCGTTCAGCGTTGGGGGTTCTTGTTCCTGGTGGCGGTCTCTCTGTTTTTCGTTGCCTCCTCTGCCATTCGCATTATCATCGCCATTCTCGCCATGGTCCATATTGCCATTCTCGCCACGGTCCATATTGCCATTCTCGCCACGGTTCATATTGCCATTCTCGCCACGGTCCATATTGCCATTCTCGCCACGGTCCATATTGCCATTCTCGCCACGGTCCACATTGCCGTTCTCGTTTTTATCCCCTTCAAAACTGCGTCCTGTCTCACTTCGACTTGCTTGCGGATCTTCTTCTACCGAGGCATTCCCTATCTCAACGATTTCATACCTGTTGTCGTCTTCCCTTTCTATTTCCATTTCGAGGAGGGCACTCCCTTGGATTCCATCCCCCATTTGGCCATTGTTTTCGTCCTTTGCTTGTCCGCGCCTCTCCCCCTGGAAGTCCTGGTTACACCACCCATATGACTTATTTGGGCTTCTATTCCCATACGattctccctctccctcgCTGCTACTTCTCCCAATAGACATATATTGGCTGCTACTTTGCCCACTTGACATGTACTCGCTGCTGTGATCCAGAACCTCAGCGAGAGttcgttccattttttcccctccacgcACTGCTTCCCTCAACATTTTGTAATCATCATCATTCATATCACCACTATGCGATGCTTTTCCAACAGAATGCTGTTCCTCATTCTGGCTCAACTCGATTTCTTCATTCTTCATTTCTACGGATTTTCTTCTGTGAGCCAAATTTTGATTCTTCTCGGAAAGGGTTTCATCACCCGGCGAtctactttttctttccttttggtTTTCTGCTCTTTGTTCTGGTTCGCTCGCCTCTCTTGCGCCGTTTCCTGTGCCGTTTCTTGTGCCATTTCCTGTGCCATTTCCTGTGCCTCCTTCCACCACATCGTCCCTCAGttccttttccccatttccATCACGCTCCACGCTGATACTACTGGTCGTGCCCGAAACCGCGTGGTGTAAATTTCGTGTGTCCTCATGGGATGCAATTTCCTTATCTGCCTCTTCTCTCATTTCTGTCTTGAAAATTTGTTCCTCCCTTGGAGTTTCCCTTTTATCGGAATATTTCGCACCGCACATGTTTGCATTGCTACCATTGTTGTTCTTTTCCCCATCTGagttttccttcctctcGCAAAGGGTGAGCACGGCATGAATTTCCTTCTCCTGGTTTGTACAACTGTCAGCAGCACTGACTTGGTAGACCTGGGTAATTTCGTTCGtactttctcttttttctggTCTACATATTTGGTCGGGAAGGGCAGCTCTCTTATCTAAAGAGGTCGTTTGCGCATTTGAGTTCTCATCAGTGGGGGTGGCCACACGAGTGTCCCTATGGTACCTACTTCCGTTGCTCAATCCGTTGCTGAACGCGTTGCTCAGTCCGTTGCCGAATCCGCTGCTGAATGCGTTGCTGAATGCGTTGCCGAATCCGTTGCTGAACGCGTTGCTCAATCCGCTGCTGAACGCGTTGTGGATGTTCGCTTCATTCCAACTGTTCCAATCACTCCTGTCGACATTCTcctttctgcttcttccactgAGCATGTTCAAAATGTACTGCGGACATTCCCCCTTATTCTTCAAATCATGGAATGTGAATTTTGGACTGACCCtactttttggagaaaatttttcaagttCCGTTTTTTTGTAGTTTCTTTGTCTCAGTTCTGCCTGCCCATGTGcatgtctacatttttctcCAGACGGACATGTACCTTCCTtatcaaaatatttgcacAGCTTTGTTTTAAAGTAATCCGGTGTTGCCCTCAATTCTCCCTCTCCATGAGCATATACACAATTAGGATTTCTGCATTCATTTTTCAACCACAGCTGACAAATTTTCGTCTTCATTAAATTCATGCAACTTCGTAAAGTATCAGTTGAGTGTGCATAGGAGCAGTTGTCTCCTTTTTGACAcagtcctttttttaaaaatggacacaACTTTATTCTGTAATACTGATCGTGtatcttttctttccctttgtTGTAGTAGCGATCTTTTGTATAGGTTCCAATTCTTATGCCTTGTTCTTTGTTACCCAGGGGATGCACATAAGGGGGTACTACATGATGATGTTGCACATTTGCACTGTTCATACGCAGGTCATTTTGGGATCGTCCACTTGTTGAAATAAACGAAATGTCTGTCTGTGCTTTCTTCGAATTGGCATCCAGCTGCTGCTCTTGGTACTCGACCTGCTGCTTCTCCTGGTGATTGGACTGATGGCTGCTTaatccatttgggggggggactACGTTCACACACCCATAGATGTTGCATCCGCTGTTGTTGTTCTCGCTCTTGTTGTTCTCACTGCTGTTGTTCTCACTGTTGTTGTTCTCGCTGCTGTTTTTCTCACTGCTGTTTTTCTCACTGCTGTTTTTCTCACTGCTGTTTTTCTCACTGCTGTTAACAACATTGACGACACTGTTCGTTCCTGCACTTGAGTGGTATGTGTTCCTCCCATCATTATGATCTAAACAGTTCTTTTCATACGGACAGTACTTCCCAAAACTGGGGATGTTGCTATTCTTCATAATCCTTTGGTTGAAGTAGTTTGGCTCAAAATAGGGTCTTTTGACATACGCAGGGTTATTTTCTCCACTGTTTACATTTCCTGTTTTCTTCTTATCGATGTTGCTCACGGAACAGTTTGTATATCTTTCGATGTAATGCTCATTATGATTACTTTCTACGACATCATTATTTTCCCTACCTGgacatattaaaatttttttatttgtaaggATActattttctttcctttcatCATCGTGGCAACACATCTCATCCTGCTCGtcgttttgttcttctcgTGAAGTTTGctcatttgaagaaatatcCAATTTCGTCGGTTCTCGCCTGATGTAAGTTCTGCTGATCGTTTGGTCTACATTACTAGCGCTGCTGCAACTGGGGGGGGTTTCATTCGAGAGGTTCGCTTGGTGATGTTCGGAGTTGGTACCATTGGGGACGCCCTGCGTAGTGGCATTCTGCGTGGCGGCATCCTGCGTAGCGACATGCTGATCGGTTTGTCTCTCTCTTTgtcttttgcttttcttctcGCTTTTCCCCTCGTCttgtttctttcctttcctctcGTTTTGCCCCTCGTCTTGtctctttcctttcctctcGCTTTTCCCCTCGTCTTGtctctttcctttcctctcGCCTTGCCCCTCATGCTTGAGCTCCATACCTCGTCCATCCCCCTTCCCTCTGGGTGGCTCCCTTTCTGACAACTCCGCGACAACCATTCCTTTCATTTCTCCCAAATCGTCCTTAACTTCATTTGCgtcttcattaatttttttcaagttggttttttttttattcttctcaAGAACACTGTTTTGCTTGTTTTTGGAACCACTACCCGGTTTGTTCTCAATGGAGAAGCGCGCTTCTTTACCTACATTTGATTCTTCTCcgttcaccattttgcagTTTCCTTCTTGGtcatgtgttttttctgGTTGCGCCATACTGGGGTTGCTATTTTTGTCCGAGGTCTCTTCAGCCATGATGTTATCTCTTGAGTAAAAACCGGTTGACCTCCTTTTAGGCGTAAAATGGAACAGCGGCACGCGTGCGCAGGATTGTGTGCGTGTAGATAAGTTTCTCTCTATGCTTGtgtatgcgtgtgtgtgtgcttgCAAGAAAATTGGCCTTGCTTTGGTTGCGGAACGGGGCTACAGGTCAGATATACCGCCTTGCACGCACGGGTAcgttatgtatatgtatatatgtatgtgtacacgtatatatgtacgcgtATGTGTGGTGCTCACACGCATAGGAGAAGGGGTAGGCAGGACAAAAATGCTCACACAGAAGAATCCTCAAAAGGCTTACAGTTAACGCTGTGCATAAATCTGGGGATTAacgttgaagaaaaaaaaaaaaaaaaaaggataaatatGCACTACAGTGGCTGTATCCAGACCTGACGGGTTTCCTAAAttgttcttttaattttctatatttNNNNNNNNNNATGgcgaataataaaatttaaaaggttatcaaaaaaaaaacgaacatgAAATATACGTACTAATACTCTACTATTGGGCTCGTAGgtatacatgtgtgtgcctccaacaatatatacatacatgcagaTACGAACACATACATCAATACATACTTTAATACATGCATTAATATAGGCGACTCCGTTCCCTCTTTTTGTCTTCTCACTGCTTTGTTTTGCGCGATAGCGATTAAAACCACAACGTGCGCCTATAGTACATAAATACAGAAAAGAAGCAACAGAATTAATCGAAAGGAGCGTGCCCTCctgcaaaatgaacaaggaaaaaaaaaaaaatgcacacacgtaTGCACGCGTACGATACAACTAATTGCAAGCGGTCCCTTCTTTCAGGCACGACAAAAGGTAACCCCCGAAGTGTCtacacatacgtacgtgcatgcgaacatatgcacatatcaATGTCAGCAAAACGCAGTGGCTACCTCGTGTCAgtatcacaaaaaagggggagtaTCTCTCTGGGGATGCTCTCCAGCTGGTTATTTCTGCGCTATTCGAAAGTGAAATTCAAATGCGCGAGATGAAAAGAGTGTCATATATGCGGTGCTACGCTTAcacagggggaggaggagttACAAAAATTGATGCCCAAAGGGTtggaggcacaaaaaattggataaACGCAAGCAATGCTTCTCTCTCTTGGTAATACAACTACACCTTCTTCGCTCCTTTCCAGTGATGTCGTAAAATGGATTATGCACGTAGGtatctatatatgtatatatgtgtgcatatacgGAAGCGCCTAAGCACGTAATATGGTTGTGTAAATACAAATGCAGCTGTCAAAAAGATGTGCGTCAGGCTTTTTCTGGGGAGCTACTTCTCCTAAAAATTTTAGGATGACGGTGAATGTGCACAACGCGTACGCATAAAACTGAggatcactttttttttttttttatctttatgtaTGTAATGGGAAAATATGTACTATGCTCTTTAATTTCAATATATCTCTCGTCGTCTATGTGGATCACCCTGTTCAGAATACATTAAACATGTGACTTCAAACTCATCAGTGGGTGGGCCTATGCAGGGCTGCACATATACACGTATGGTCGGTTACTGCTTTACGGGCATAATACTGTTCGATCAAAAATTTGTGTTTCCCTTTTATGCTCTTTGAAGCCACGTAGACGCGTTAACTCGCGCGCAgaggaaatttttcttttcagcTGGCACTACGGCAAGCGATCCGAAGGGGAGAGGCCCCCGAGAACGCCTCAAAGTAAACGGTCCAAAATAAAAcggtgcaaaaaataaacgtgcGAGCGGTGTCCAATAAAATGGTACGCAcgaaaaaagcagaaacTCAGTCGAAATTTCTCTCCTGAAAGGTCAATAAAAGCATACGTTAGCGGTTGGCTGGCCCCAGTTTGgttctttttatattccaaCGTGCTCCTTTATAGCAACAACAGGGCATGTACACAAACGGGGACGAATCTGTGCAAAGGTGTATAAGAATATGTACTGCACAGATTGCCTATACAAcgcgtattttttaaatttNNNNNNNNNNattttattttgttttattttgttttttccttttggcaATTGTTACATCTGTGTGCctccaaaaatgtgaatatactCCTTTGGCgggcttaaaaaataacgtaaaAAGTGTACTAttgagataaaaaaaaataaaatgatgaaataaaaaaaaattacaaggTCGTTAATTTTATGGTAGATGGGCAAACCATGCAATTGTGCCATGCAGTTGTGTAACAAAACTGTGGAAGATCGGGGGTGTGGGCGACGTGTTCTGGGTGTAGAGTGAGTT
This genomic window contains:
- a CDS encoding hypothetical protein (putative), with the translated sequence MAEETSDKNSNPSMAQPEKTHDQEGNCKMVNGEESNVGKEARFSIENKPGSGSKNKQNSVLEKNKKKTNLKKINEDANEVKDDLGEMKGMVVAELSEREPPRGKGDGRGMELKHEGQGERKGKRQDEGKSERKGKRQDEGQNERKGKKQDEGKSEKKSKRQRERQTDQHVATQDAATQNATTQGVPNGTNSEHHQANLSNETPPSCSSASNVDQTISRTYIRREPTKLDISSNEQTSREEQNDEQDEMCCHDDERKENSILTNKKILICPGRENNDVVESNHNEHYIERYTNCSVSNIDKKKTGNVNSGENNPAYVKRPYFEPNYFNQRIMKNSNIPSFGKYCPYEKNCLDHNDGRNTYHSSAGTNSVVNVVNSSEKNSSEKNSSEKNSSEKNSSENNNSENNSSENNKSENNNSGCNIYGCVNVVPPPNGLSSHQSNHQEKQQVEYQEQQLDANSKKAQTDISFISTSGRSQNDLRMNSANVQHHHVVPPYVHPLGNKEQGIRIGTYTKDRYYNKGKEKIHDQYYRIKLCPFLKKGLCQKGDNCSYAHSTDTLRSCMNLMKTKICQLWLKNECRNPNCVYAHGEGELRATPDYFKTKLCKYFDKEGTCPSGEKCRHAHGQAELRQRNYKKTELEKFSPKSRVSPKFTFHDLKNKGECPQYILNMLSGRSRKENVDRSDWNSWNEANIHNAFSSGLSNAFSNGFGNAFSNAFSSGFGNGLSNAFSNGLSNGSRYHRDTRVATPTDENSNAQTTSLDKRAALPDQICRPEKRESTNEITQVYQVSAADSCTNQEKEIHAVLTLCERKENSDGEKNNNGSNANMCGAKYSDKRETPREEQIFKTEMREEADKEIASHEDTRNLHHAVSGTTSSISVERDGNGEKELRDDVVEGGTGNGTGNGTRNGTGNGAREASEPEQRAENQKERKSRSPGDETLSEKNQNLAHRRKSVEMKNEEIELSQNEEQHSVGKASHSGDMNDDDYKMLREAVRGGEKMERTLAEVLDHSSEYMSSGQSSSQYMSIGRSSSEGEGESYGNRSPNKSYGWCNQDFQGERRGQAKDENNGQMGDGIQGSALLEMEIEREDDNRYEIVEIGNASVEEDPQASRSETGRSFEGDKNENGNVDRGENGNMDRGENGNMDRGENGNMNRGENGNMDRGENGNMDHGENGDDNANGRGGNEKQRDRHQEQEPPTLNEYRCTRPTNEMDNCSKKVISGENIIERRYANNCPRGGERYGSFRNFNESGNDILRNPIFMLKNQYRTENDRTENDRTENDGTENDRHENERNENDGKKNLLLSKLASYHTASTSSNYGPKNFNYKHKKFNMASRYAKNFEGLDHFGSVSNYGVGGNVAICGNGGNVAICGNGGNVAICGSGGNVASYGNCDRDDLNNGGELINNEGTQNCRVIGGNGRGSGNAPEARAKKGDAQGEHNKHGDHNEPEEQLTNGRVKIRGEDQNCSDIPLRNFTCKSSHRSFNSTYSTPEQNPSNQNFENEARYSHTNHNHANNSLHMQNVLPRPNETYSNVCNSGAHRTKQNCDKSNGTTSNDMLHGPPVYPLNTLVNNFSYYNYNVSNVYSNRNNCYSFLNVELNSVNMTSQTRVLPAELSISAQGGGTTEEAYRAANEEACRATTGQPCRAENRQAYRTTNGTANQAANTTDVLNALNNRAHHSPSEEAANGQSVFGTVAPITLRSTNRTNNRSSKSHPCSNQHRKKIWNIQNVGSNATNMHFSGNKSANAQGNNNRQERNCTSSNVAVGSSHYRSSVTQANTNDNFVHNGNSGSSSASNMVHNDRSDPPVGSLSGNNNSGHGLSDENDLSGDNSGSGPVGGSSQNGGRGQMDRSSQNGGSGSYGENPNLRETQVSQNGGREKRKRNPHFPYSSHRNYERRINNAHFKNYRNYNNHVYTNQMCANQVYSNQVYANRPAYGSNQAYYGNQVYTYQHPYSNYMYSNGGNAYSNNGHTHSNNGYTYSNNGHTYSNNGHTSSSHPYNNNGHPYNSSSSSAYVIYPYSGYPYSISYHHSSNYPYDGLYTFDGEYPYGGAYPYDGAYPHDAVQPYNGVNPYNGNPHCESVQPYGSAPHYSSNHYYGDVEQFSSGQLYGAGQLYSGGQVYIDAQQYGDADQCGDVQPYGGDHHYNGNQSGVHNGSYTNDQSYVHNQYPYNDSMNYGPPYHSNDTEEGQNGNSAPPRDSLLDSEEYQNRPNEDENNANDTCQDESAFDDSTKNTSTEEGEEGEDVEGDEAAQQSPLQPSAEFQQ